In Sphingomonas psychrotolerans, the following proteins share a genomic window:
- a CDS encoding TonB-dependent receptor, which produces MKAKTLLRASAWTLALAIAAPAWAQAQDAAATDVPEAEQEIVVTGIRASLSSAQSLKRNADTVVDSIVAEDIGKLPDVNVSEALQRITGIQVQRDVGEGAGRVQIRGLGSVETTINGRDAFTGVDRTFNLQNLPAELLSRLDVYKAPTANLLEGGLGGTIDIRTRRPFDFPNSVVTGSARARYADLAKKWDPMVSILMSDRYDSPIGEIGLLVAAAYQQRSYRQDFNITGAPVPRTDLIAGQTVNSPNGSYKVQVLGQRRRVGLNAALQWQAAPNLMFYLEGQYSRFRTEQDQNGLLIQSNRNANQPTLRVPVAGSFTTIEGTNNLATGSFANQPFSLIGVSRDLLDENQTYAFGGEWHNDSGLKVSFDLSYDKSYSELDYRELDLLGVAPRYNQDTTTDVPSFSLDGVDLNNLANFTAGPLTQNVNQSYGKQYAGRLDVTYDLPGGFLSQIAVGARYADRSAIFYPTRFFQNPVSNNVSNVSQFLIQNPVDDFFQSSASGVSFPQSFQIADPDALRGNFETIRTALGITALPAITPLGIFDISEKTLAGYAMAKYQFEIGGIPIDGNVGVRVIKFRGTLTGNTATFISVTNPVTGVVTRTQNGFAPINEEPRRTDVLPSFNLRARFTDELQLRLGASRVLTRPGFSSLTPSLTLVPAQGAGSGGNPFLKPFTANQVDASLEYYFSKTGSVSLAGFYKWVNAFTSTTIETNVDIGGILYNITRPINSGKGFVRGLEVGGQTFFDFLPGALDGFGVQANYTFVDSETPTLLNGAPTPLGSLSKHSYNVSALYEKFGLSARVAYNWRSKFLEGTFAGTPPAIPAGPIYRKGYGWLDASINYDISDNVTVTFEGSNLLRTRRESYYTTPTLFNDQTVDDRQFMMGFRFKF; this is translated from the coding sequence ATGAAGGCGAAAACGCTTCTGCGCGCGAGCGCATGGACTTTGGCACTGGCGATTGCCGCCCCTGCCTGGGCCCAGGCGCAAGACGCTGCTGCTACGGACGTGCCCGAAGCCGAGCAGGAAATCGTCGTCACCGGCATTCGCGCCAGCCTTTCCTCCGCCCAGTCGCTCAAGCGCAACGCCGACACGGTGGTCGACTCGATCGTCGCCGAGGACATTGGCAAGCTTCCCGACGTCAACGTTTCCGAAGCGCTCCAGCGGATCACCGGCATCCAGGTCCAGCGCGACGTCGGTGAGGGCGCCGGCCGTGTGCAGATCCGCGGCCTCGGCAGCGTCGAGACGACGATCAACGGCCGCGATGCCTTCACTGGCGTCGATCGCACCTTCAACCTTCAGAATTTGCCAGCTGAATTGCTTTCGCGCCTCGACGTCTACAAGGCGCCGACCGCGAACCTGCTCGAGGGCGGTCTCGGCGGCACGATCGACATCCGCACGCGTCGGCCGTTCGACTTCCCCAATTCGGTCGTCACGGGAAGCGCGCGCGCACGCTATGCGGATCTCGCCAAGAAGTGGGATCCGATGGTGTCGATCCTGATGAGCGACCGCTATGATTCCCCCATCGGCGAGATCGGCCTGCTCGTCGCCGCCGCCTATCAGCAGCGCTCCTATCGCCAGGACTTCAACATCACCGGCGCGCCGGTGCCACGCACCGACCTGATCGCGGGCCAGACGGTCAATTCGCCCAACGGCAGCTACAAGGTGCAGGTGCTCGGCCAGCGCCGCCGTGTCGGTCTCAATGCCGCGCTGCAGTGGCAGGCGGCGCCCAATCTTATGTTCTATCTCGAGGGGCAATATTCGCGCTTCCGCACCGAGCAGGATCAGAACGGCCTGCTCATCCAGTCGAACCGCAACGCCAACCAGCCGACGCTGCGCGTGCCCGTCGCGGGCAGTTTCACTACGATCGAGGGCACCAACAATCTCGCGACCGGATCGTTCGCCAACCAGCCCTTCTCGCTGATTGGCGTCTCGCGCGACTTGCTCGACGAGAATCAGACCTATGCGTTCGGCGGTGAGTGGCACAATGATAGCGGGCTGAAGGTCAGCTTCGACCTGAGCTACGACAAGTCCTATTCGGAGCTCGATTATCGCGAGCTCGACCTGCTCGGTGTCGCGCCGCGCTACAATCAGGACACGACCACCGACGTGCCGTCGTTCAGCCTCGACGGCGTCGACCTCAACAATCTGGCGAACTTCACCGCCGGGCCGCTCACCCAGAACGTCAACCAGTCCTACGGCAAGCAATATGCCGGCCGGCTCGACGTGACCTATGATCTGCCGGGCGGCTTCCTGTCGCAAATCGCGGTCGGGGCGCGCTATGCCGATCGTTCGGCGATCTTCTATCCGACCCGCTTCTTCCAGAATCCGGTCAGCAACAACGTGTCGAACGTGTCGCAATTCCTGATCCAGAACCCCGTCGACGACTTCTTCCAGAGTTCGGCCTCGGGGGTCTCGTTCCCGCAGAGCTTCCAGATTGCCGATCCCGACGCGCTGCGCGGCAATTTCGAGACGATCCGCACCGCGCTCGGCATCACTGCGCTTCCCGCGATCACGCCGCTCGGCATCTTCGACATCAGCGAGAAGACGCTCGCCGGCTACGCCATGGCCAAATACCAGTTCGAGATCGGCGGCATTCCGATCGACGGCAATGTCGGCGTCCGGGTCATCAAGTTCCGCGGCACGCTGACCGGCAACACCGCGACCTTTATCAGCGTCACCAACCCGGTGACCGGCGTGGTCACCCGGACCCAGAACGGCTTCGCGCCGATCAACGAGGAGCCGCGCCGCACCGATGTGCTGCCGAGCTTCAACCTGCGCGCGCGCTTCACCGACGAACTCCAGCTTCGCCTCGGCGCGTCGCGGGTGCTCACCCGGCCGGGCTTCTCGTCGCTCACCCCCTCGCTGACCCTGGTGCCGGCGCAAGGCGCGGGCTCGGGCGGCAATCCGTTCCTGAAGCCGTTCACGGCGAACCAGGTCGACGCCTCGCTCGAATATTACTTCTCGAAGACCGGATCGGTGTCGCTGGCGGGCTTCTACAAATGGGTGAACGCTTTCACCTCGACGACGATCGAAACCAATGTCGATATCGGCGGAATCCTCTACAATATCACCCGCCCGATCAACAGCGGCAAGGGCTTCGTCCGCGGCTTGGAAGTGGGTGGCCAGACCTTCTTCGACTTCCTGCCCGGCGCGCTCGACGGCTTCGGCGTCCAGGCGAACTACACCTTCGTCGACTCCGAGACTCCGACCTTGCTCAACGGCGCGCCGACTCCGCTCGGCAGTCTCTCGAAGCACAGCTACAACGTCTCGGCGCTCTACGAGAAGTTCGGCCTGTCGGCGCGCGTCGCGTATAACTGGCGCTCGAAGTTCCTCGAGGGCACTTTCGCGGGCACGCCGCCCGCGATCCCGGCGGGCCCGATCTACCGCAAGGGCTATGGCTGGCTCGACGCCTCGATCAACTACGACATCAGCGACAACGTCACGGTCACCTTCGAGGGTAGCAACCTGCTGCGCACCCGGCGCGAGAGCTATTACACCACGCCGACCTTGTTCAACGACCAGACGGTCGACGACCGCCAGTTCATGATGGGCTTCCGCTTCAAGTTCTGA
- a CDS encoding extracellular solute-binding protein, with product MGEVLRIAIRRFDPFERAIARQFADFAAGQSVEVALEAVPMDLNALHASLFAGHGLADGSFDIAFLNTDWLAEAQAGGLIEDLEPWLAKAPIPDFPDAWSPSLTGLQRFAGGFWGMPYHDGPECLIYRRDLLEAAGLAVPQSWEAFHAAARVLNDPAGGISGTVLALFPDGHNGFYDFCIHIWSRGGAPFDATGRPRFTGTEAEAALDFLRTLARDRDAVPADVADLDSVAAGLRFCEGRVAMMANWFGFAALGEAADSPVRGLIDVAPLPAGAGGESISLNVFWVLAIGAGSGRKALAWDFLRHCATAGMDRITTDEGAIGVRRSTWADPQVNARVPYSHRLDWLHTHARHIPVRPDIAAISGIVDDMIGAAIGGDRPTPELLAEAQARVEALAA from the coding sequence ATGGGCGAGGTGCTTCGCATCGCGATACGCCGGTTCGATCCGTTCGAAAGGGCGATCGCGCGCCAGTTCGCGGATTTCGCGGCGGGGCAAAGCGTGGAAGTTGCGCTCGAGGCGGTGCCGATGGACCTGAACGCGCTCCACGCCAGCCTTTTCGCCGGGCATGGCCTGGCCGACGGCAGTTTCGACATCGCCTTTTTGAATACCGACTGGTTGGCGGAGGCGCAGGCCGGCGGCCTGATCGAGGATCTGGAGCCGTGGCTGGCAAAGGCGCCGATCCCCGACTTTCCCGATGCGTGGAGCCCGTCGCTGACCGGCCTGCAGCGCTTCGCCGGCGGCTTTTGGGGCATGCCCTATCATGACGGTCCCGAATGCCTGATCTATCGCCGCGACTTGCTCGAGGCGGCAGGGCTGGCGGTGCCGCAGAGCTGGGAGGCGTTTCACGCCGCAGCGCGCGTACTGAACGATCCGGCGGGCGGCATCAGCGGCACCGTGCTGGCGCTGTTCCCCGACGGACATAACGGCTTCTACGATTTCTGCATCCACATCTGGTCGCGCGGCGGTGCGCCGTTCGATGCGACCGGGCGCCCCCGCTTCACCGGCACCGAGGCCGAGGCGGCGCTCGATTTCCTGCGGACACTTGCGCGGGACCGGGACGCGGTGCCCGCCGATGTCGCCGATCTCGACAGCGTCGCGGCGGGCTTGCGCTTTTGCGAGGGCCGGGTGGCGATGATGGCGAACTGGTTCGGGTTCGCGGCATTGGGCGAGGCGGCGGACAGCCCGGTGCGCGGGCTGATCGATGTCGCGCCGCTGCCGGCGGGCGCCGGCGGCGAGAGCATCTCGCTCAATGTGTTCTGGGTGCTGGCGATCGGCGCGGGCAGCGGCCGCAAGGCGCTGGCATGGGACTTCCTGCGCCACTGTGCGACGGCAGGGATGGATCGGATCACCACCGACGAGGGCGCGATCGGCGTGCGGCGCTCGACCTGGGCCGATCCGCAAGTGAATGCGCGCGTACCCTATTCGCATCGGCTCGACTGGCTGCATACGCATGCCCGCCACATCCCGGTCCGTCCCGACATCGCGGCGATCAGTGGAATCGTCGACGATATGATCGGTGCGGCGATCGGCGGCGATCGTCCAACGCCGGAGCTGCTCGCCGAAGCGCAGGCGCGCGTCGAGGCGCTCGCCGCATGA
- a CDS encoding IclR family transcriptional regulator, which translates to MKPDTAPAAEEKRLKYSVPALEKGLDILEYLSDQAVPMTQAQLARALSRQPGELFRMLACLEGRGYLHRDPAAGGYSLTLRLFELSRTHSPHEALLRAARPLMRTLADEIRESCHLSVLHRGELVVLAQEESPEPFRLSIEVGSRHAPMRTTSGRVLLAALDDEQRADVLGRQREWKPMPAADKRAFEARLDAIRATGFDQSVGERFAGSADIGVLVGRPGASITAALTVARLVDAGSNDGLDRVRGPLVQCAGAISHDAGLGAVEIG; encoded by the coding sequence ATGAAGCCCGATACCGCCCCCGCAGCCGAGGAGAAGCGGCTCAAATATTCGGTCCCCGCGCTCGAAAAGGGGCTCGATATTCTCGAATATCTTTCCGACCAGGCGGTGCCGATGACGCAGGCGCAGCTGGCGCGGGCGCTCAGCCGCCAGCCGGGTGAGCTGTTCCGGATGCTCGCCTGCCTCGAAGGGCGCGGCTACCTGCATCGCGATCCGGCCGCGGGCGGTTATTCGCTGACCTTGCGCCTGTTCGAGCTTTCGCGGACGCACAGCCCGCACGAGGCGCTGCTGCGTGCCGCGCGACCGCTGATGCGCACGCTCGCCGACGAGATCCGCGAATCCTGCCATCTCAGCGTCCTGCATCGCGGCGAACTGGTCGTGCTCGCGCAGGAAGAGAGCCCCGAGCCCTTTCGCCTGTCGATCGAAGTCGGCTCGCGCCACGCGCCGATGCGGACCACTTCGGGCCGCGTCCTGCTCGCCGCGCTCGACGACGAGCAGCGCGCCGATGTGCTGGGCCGCCAGCGCGAATGGAAGCCGATGCCCGCGGCGGACAAGCGTGCATTCGAGGCGCGGCTGGATGCGATCCGAGCGACCGGATTCGACCAGTCGGTCGGCGAGCGCTTTGCCGGCAGCGCCGACATCGGCGTGTTGGTGGGCCGGCCGGGAGCGTCGATCACTGCGGCGTTGACCGTGGCGCGGCTGGTGGATGCCGGCAGCAATGACGGCCTCGATCGCGTCCGCGGCCCGCTGGTGCAATGCGCCGGGGCGATCTCGCACGATGCCGGCCTCGGCGCGGTCGAAATCGGCTGA
- a CDS encoding SDR family oxidoreductase codes for MTQLNGRTVLITAAAQGIGRASALAFAEAGAEVIATDIDEARLEELAGDPRIRTARLNVLDDVAVDRLFDQIGGVDVLFNCAGVVHDGAVAEMTDNDIDFAFDLNVKAMIRTIRAALPYMIERRDGSIVNMASVASSVKGVPNRCAYSVTKAAVVGLTKSVAADYVAHNIRCNAICPGTVDTPSLNQRIAQGGTYEQTKATFVARQPIGRFGTPDEIAELAVYLAGAGYTTGQIHVIDGGWTQ; via the coding sequence ATGACGCAATTGAACGGCCGCACGGTTCTGATCACGGCCGCCGCCCAGGGGATCGGCCGGGCCTCCGCGCTCGCCTTCGCCGAGGCCGGCGCAGAAGTGATCGCGACCGACATCGACGAGGCGCGGCTGGAGGAACTCGCCGGCGACCCGCGGATCCGCACCGCGCGCCTCAACGTGCTCGACGATGTCGCGGTCGACCGGCTGTTCGACCAGATCGGCGGAGTCGATGTGCTGTTCAACTGCGCCGGCGTGGTGCACGACGGCGCAGTCGCCGAGATGACCGACAACGACATCGACTTCGCGTTCGACCTGAACGTCAAGGCGATGATCCGCACGATCCGCGCGGCACTGCCGTACATGATCGAGCGGCGCGACGGTTCGATCGTCAACATGGCCTCGGTCGCGTCGAGCGTGAAGGGCGTGCCCAATCGCTGCGCCTATTCGGTCACCAAGGCGGCGGTGGTCGGGCTGACCAAGTCGGTCGCGGCGGACTATGTCGCACACAATATCCGCTGTAACGCGATCTGCCCGGGCACGGTGGACACGCCTTCGCTCAACCAGCGGATCGCGCAGGGTGGCACCTACGAGCAGACCAAGGCGACCTTCGTAGCGCGCCAGCCGATCGGTCGCTTCGGCACCCCCGACGAGATCGCCGAACTGGCGGTGTATCTGGCCGGCGCGGGCTATACGACCGGCCAGATCCACGTCATCGACGGCGGCTGGACGCAATGA
- a CDS encoding CaiB/BaiF CoA transferase family protein: MSGPRPLEGLLVLDMAQFLAGPSAALKLGDLGARVIKIERPGLGDIGRTLYLSDTQVGGDSTLFHAINRNKESFAADLKDPVDLEAVHRLAAQADVVIQNFRPGVADRLGIGAAAMRARHPRLIHATISGYGDEGPWAHLPGQDLLAQAVSGVMWLNGSAGDGPVPFGLSVADMLAGHVLVQGILAALVRRGITGEGATVETSLLEAIVDFQFEVLTTHLNDDLRPPQRAAFNNAHAYLAAPYGVYATADGHLALAMTPLAVLARLLELPALGQFADGFHERDTIKRIIATRLAEHPTGHWLDVLRAEDVWCAPVMDWQGLLEAEAFQRLDMLQRVERDGIGLMTTRSPLRIDGTRSRNLAAAPAPGADTARIRHEFGLGQGGGKA; the protein is encoded by the coding sequence ATGAGCGGCCCGCGTCCGCTGGAGGGCCTGCTGGTCCTCGACATGGCGCAGTTCCTCGCCGGCCCTTCGGCGGCGCTGAAGCTCGGCGATCTCGGCGCGCGGGTGATCAAGATCGAGCGGCCCGGCCTCGGCGACATCGGCCGGACGCTCTATCTCAGCGATACTCAGGTCGGCGGCGATTCCACGCTGTTCCACGCGATCAACCGCAACAAGGAAAGCTTCGCCGCCGACCTCAAAGACCCGGTGGACCTCGAAGCCGTGCATCGCCTCGCCGCGCAGGCCGATGTGGTCATCCAGAACTTCCGCCCCGGCGTAGCAGATCGACTCGGCATCGGCGCCGCCGCCATGCGCGCGCGGCACCCGCGGCTGATCCATGCGACGATCTCCGGCTATGGCGACGAAGGCCCCTGGGCGCATTTGCCGGGTCAGGATCTGCTCGCTCAGGCGGTTTCGGGCGTGATGTGGCTCAATGGTTCGGCCGGCGACGGCCCGGTGCCCTTCGGTCTGTCGGTCGCCGACATGCTCGCCGGGCATGTGCTGGTACAGGGTATCTTGGCGGCTCTGGTGCGGCGCGGGATCACCGGCGAGGGCGCGACGGTCGAGACGAGTCTGCTGGAGGCGATCGTCGACTTCCAGTTCGAAGTGCTGACCACCCATCTCAACGACGATCTCCGCCCCCCGCAACGCGCCGCATTCAACAACGCGCATGCCTATCTCGCCGCACCCTATGGTGTCTACGCGACTGCGGACGGGCACCTCGCACTTGCGATGACGCCGTTGGCGGTGCTGGCACGGCTGCTCGAGCTCCCGGCGCTTGGCCAGTTCGCCGACGGCTTCCACGAGCGCGACACGATCAAGCGGATCATCGCCACGCGGCTGGCGGAGCATCCCACCGGGCATTGGCTCGACGTGCTGCGCGCCGAAGACGTGTGGTGCGCGCCGGTGATGGACTGGCAGGGGCTGCTCGAAGCCGAAGCGTTCCAGCGGCTCGACATGCTCCAGCGCGTCGAGCGCGACGGCATCGGCCTGATGACGACGCGCAGCCCGCTGCGCATCGATGGCACGCGTAGCCGGAACCTCGCCGCGGCGCCCGCGCCGGGGGCCGATACCGCGCGAATCCGCCACGAATTCGGCTTGGGACAAGGCGGCGGGAAGGCCTGA
- a CDS encoding beta-galactosidase produces the protein MSKALLAIALAFAAPAAADPRPAPTVQSERLWLGSAWYPEQWPEEAWERDIILMKQHGANVVRIGEFAWARMEPAEGRIDLDWLARAVALAKKHGLKVVLCTPTNTPPAWLTSAYPDTLRIDGAGVRLGHGGRRQFSISSPRYRELSRKIVTAMAERFGSDPDVIGWQIDNEYTDESYDPAARAAWVEWLKTRFGTLDALNTAWTTQYWSQTYSDWAQVPFNDKPGNPGWMLELKRFITSTWVGFQKNQLDAIRAHADPKQFVTTNLGGLGWANRFDRYAINRDLDMASWDNYVGTGHLEPYRNGATHDLARGWKRKNFWVMEAQPGFVNWAPVSNILDRGETRAMAWHMIGHGADAVLWWQWRPALNGQEQYHGALVGPDGAPLPFYEEAAELGRDFARASKEVAGTQPVSQVAILQDYDSRWAIDFQLHHRDYDQIKLLLDYYRPLKDRLGAVDVVEAAGPLDNYKLAFAPSLNIITDEMAARLSAWVRGGGHLVLGPRSGMKDEYNRLSVQRQPGPLAELLGGRVEQFYALDEQVPVSGADGGATARIWAEQLSAKGPDTQVLMRYGKANGWLDGHPAAITRAVGKGRITYLGTMLDDVAMRRFVEGQVQGAGVTMLDRLPDGVERMTRTGKGREITILVNHGKTPRTIALPAPLQDVLKGGTVRAVSLGAYGVAVLGTGRR, from the coding sequence ATGAGCAAGGCTCTGCTCGCGATAGCCCTTGCCTTTGCCGCGCCAGCCGCCGCGGATCCACGGCCCGCGCCGACGGTCCAGTCCGAACGGCTGTGGCTGGGCTCGGCCTGGTATCCCGAGCAATGGCCTGAGGAGGCGTGGGAACGCGATATCATCCTGATGAAGCAGCACGGTGCCAATGTCGTGCGCATCGGCGAGTTCGCCTGGGCACGGATGGAGCCCGCGGAAGGCCGGATCGATCTCGACTGGCTCGCGCGCGCGGTCGCGCTTGCGAAGAAGCACGGGCTCAAGGTCGTGCTGTGCACGCCCACCAATACGCCGCCGGCCTGGCTGACCTCGGCTTATCCCGACACTTTGCGCATCGATGGTGCCGGCGTGCGGCTCGGCCATGGCGGCCGACGTCAATTCTCGATCTCCAGCCCGCGCTACCGCGAGCTCTCGCGCAAGATCGTCACTGCGATGGCCGAGCGCTTCGGCTCCGATCCCGACGTGATCGGGTGGCAGATCGACAATGAATATACCGACGAGTCGTACGATCCGGCGGCACGCGCCGCGTGGGTGGAATGGCTCAAGACCCGGTTCGGCACGCTCGACGCGCTGAACACTGCCTGGACCACGCAATATTGGTCGCAGACCTATAGCGACTGGGCGCAGGTCCCCTTCAACGACAAGCCCGGCAATCCGGGCTGGATGCTCGAGCTCAAGCGCTTCATCACCTCAACCTGGGTCGGTTTTCAGAAGAACCAGCTCGACGCGATCCGCGCGCATGCGGATCCGAAGCAGTTCGTGACGACCAATCTCGGCGGGCTCGGCTGGGCCAACCGCTTCGATCGCTACGCGATCAATCGCGATCTCGATATGGCGTCGTGGGACAATTATGTCGGCACCGGTCATCTCGAGCCGTATCGCAACGGCGCCACCCACGATCTGGCGCGCGGCTGGAAGCGCAAGAATTTCTGGGTGATGGAGGCGCAGCCCGGCTTCGTGAACTGGGCGCCGGTATCCAACATTCTCGATCGCGGCGAAACTCGCGCGATGGCGTGGCACATGATCGGCCACGGCGCCGACGCGGTCTTGTGGTGGCAGTGGCGCCCCGCGCTCAACGGGCAGGAGCAATATCACGGCGCGCTGGTCGGCCCCGATGGCGCCCCTCTGCCCTTTTACGAGGAAGCGGCCGAGCTGGGCCGCGATTTCGCGCGCGCTTCGAAAGAAGTCGCGGGCACCCAGCCGGTGTCGCAAGTCGCGATACTCCAGGACTATGACAGCCGCTGGGCGATCGATTTCCAGCTGCACCACCGCGACTACGATCAGATCAAGCTGCTGCTCGATTATTATCGCCCGCTCAAGGATCGGCTGGGCGCTGTCGACGTGGTCGAGGCGGCGGGGCCGCTCGACAATTACAAGCTGGCGTTCGCGCCGAGCCTCAACATCATCACCGACGAAATGGCCGCACGGCTGAGCGCATGGGTGCGCGGCGGCGGGCACCTCGTGCTGGGGCCGCGCTCGGGAATGAAGGACGAATATAATCGGCTGTCGGTGCAGCGCCAGCCCGGGCCGCTGGCCGAACTGCTCGGTGGCCGCGTCGAACAATTCTATGCGCTGGACGAGCAGGTGCCGGTCAGTGGTGCGGACGGCGGCGCCACCGCGCGGATCTGGGCGGAACAGCTTTCGGCCAAGGGTCCCGATACGCAGGTGTTGATGCGCTACGGCAAGGCCAATGGCTGGCTCGACGGTCATCCCGCCGCGATCACCCGCGCGGTGGGCAAAGGCCGGATCACTTATCTCGGCACGATGCTGGATGATGTGGCGATGCGCCGTTTCGTCGAAGGACAGGTGCAGGGCGCAGGCGTGACGATGCTCGATCGCTTGCCTGACGGCGTCGAGCGGATGACTCGCACCGGCAAGGGCCGCGAGATCACGATCCTCGTCAACCACGGCAAGACGCCGCGCACCATCGCGCTGCCGGCGCCGCTGCAAGACGTCCTCAAGGGCGGGACGGTGCGCGCGGTTTCGCTCGGAGCCTACGGCGTCGCGGTGCTCGGCACCGGTCGCCGTTGA
- a CDS encoding Gfo/Idh/MocA family protein has translation MSDAPLRQLWPMPASPRPIVILGAGGIVRDAHLPAYRRAGFTVAGLYDRDRARAAALAGEWGIGAVFGTLEEAVAQNAVFDIAAPPTAHADLLGALPAGATALIQKPFGRDLAMATELRDLAKARNLTVAVNFQLRFSPMMLALRDALARGHFGTLTEIEVHLNLVTPWHLFPHLKADERVEILSHSIHYLDTIRALVGGPAAVFARSYGHPASDLAPTRTSAILDYGAPLRATLSINHHHDFGRKFQDASFRVEGSDGAAMVKLGLLLDYPAGEPDELWLARRGAEWAQVPLEGAWFPDAFIGPMANLQRYAAGEDPVLETGVDDAWRTMALVEACYQSMDRAGTPVAQG, from the coding sequence ATGAGCGATGCGCCGCTCCGCCAGCTTTGGCCGATGCCTGCGAGCCCAAGGCCGATCGTCATCCTCGGCGCCGGCGGCATCGTGCGCGACGCCCATCTGCCGGCCTATCGTCGAGCCGGCTTCACTGTGGCGGGGCTGTACGACCGCGATCGTGCGCGGGCCGCTGCGCTGGCCGGCGAATGGGGGATCGGCGCAGTATTCGGTACGCTCGAGGAAGCGGTCGCGCAAAATGCGGTGTTCGATATCGCGGCGCCGCCGACTGCGCATGCCGATCTGCTCGGCGCGCTGCCCGCGGGTGCGACCGCGCTGATCCAGAAGCCGTTCGGGCGCGATCTGGCGATGGCGACCGAACTTCGCGACCTCGCGAAGGCGCGGAACCTCACGGTCGCAGTGAACTTCCAGCTGCGTTTCTCGCCGATGATGCTCGCGCTCCGCGATGCGCTGGCGCGGGGCCATTTCGGCACGCTGACCGAGATCGAGGTGCATCTGAACCTGGTGACGCCGTGGCATCTGTTTCCGCACCTGAAGGCGGACGAACGCGTCGAGATCCTGAGCCATTCGATCCATTATCTCGATACCATCCGCGCGCTCGTCGGCGGCCCGGCGGCGGTATTCGCGCGCTCTTATGGCCATCCGGCGAGCGATCTCGCGCCGACCCGGACCAGCGCGATCCTCGATTATGGCGCGCCGCTCCGTGCGACGCTGTCGATCAATCACCATCATGATTTCGGGCGGAAATTCCAGGACGCGAGCTTCCGTGTCGAGGGGAGCGACGGCGCCGCGATGGTCAAGCTCGGGCTGCTGCTCGATTATCCGGCCGGCGAACCCGACGAACTCTGGCTCGCCCGGCGCGGCGCGGAATGGGCGCAGGTGCCGCTCGAGGGGGCGTGGTTCCCCGACGCGTTCATCGGCCCGATGGCCAATCTCCAGCGCTACGCCGCGGGCGAGGATCCGGTGCTCGAAACCGGTGTCGACGATGCGTGGCGGACGATGGCGCTGGTCGAAGCTTGTTACCAATCGATGGACAGGGCCGGCACGCCGGTCGCGCAGGGCTGA